The following are encoded together in the uncultured Cohaesibacter sp. genome:
- a CDS encoding ABC transporter substrate-binding protein, giving the protein MLKTTRRRFLLGTAFVAASASLSLSVPAFAQAPVKGGTLRVAIDQAASVLNPLLVRVNPEYMLSELLYSGLTRLKVDMSPEADLAESWSPNEDLTEWTFTLRKGVTFHDGSAMTAADVVASYKAILNPDTASPGRKNIGPIADVIAKDDLTVVFKLTGPYADMPVATAYMSAKIVPAAIIESGFDKLSSEAVGTGPFKLVSFEPDRQIVVERNPDYYDPERPYLDKVVLNVYPDSTAESSALIAGEIDLISTLDPTEYMRLDGTDGIDLERVASGQFCNVNMRCDVKPFDDPRVRQALALTVDRDAMIQFVTEGFGTAGNDTPINNAYRFYSELPLRKPDIEKAKQLLADAGYADGVKITLVASEKPALRTQLAVALREMAKPAGFDIEVQTMPHATYLDQVWKKGNFYVGFYNMQPTEDGIFKLLYTSDAAWNETRWNNSAFDKAVNDARVTADDAIRAKLYAEAQTLQYEGVPSLIPTFFDVLGAKRTWVEAYEIHPRASVFRFDHTWLSDKAPTRS; this is encoded by the coding sequence ATGCTAAAAACAACCCGCAGACGTTTTCTCCTCGGCACTGCCTTTGTGGCAGCGTCCGCGTCTCTCTCTCTTTCAGTCCCCGCATTTGCCCAGGCTCCGGTAAAGGGTGGCACCCTGCGTGTTGCCATCGATCAGGCTGCCAGTGTGCTCAACCCGCTGCTCGTTCGGGTCAATCCCGAATATATGCTGTCCGAACTGCTCTATAGTGGCCTTACGCGCCTCAAGGTGGATATGAGCCCGGAAGCCGATCTGGCCGAAAGCTGGAGCCCCAATGAGGATCTCACCGAATGGACCTTCACCCTGCGCAAGGGCGTCACGTTCCATGATGGCTCGGCGATGACCGCTGCGGATGTGGTTGCATCCTACAAGGCGATCCTCAATCCGGACACCGCTTCTCCGGGACGCAAGAATATCGGTCCAATCGCCGATGTGATTGCCAAGGATGATCTCACCGTCGTCTTCAAGCTGACCGGGCCCTATGCCGACATGCCAGTCGCCACCGCCTATATGAGCGCCAAGATTGTTCCCGCTGCCATCATTGAGAGCGGCTTTGACAAGCTCTCCAGCGAAGCCGTTGGCACCGGTCCGTTCAAACTGGTTTCCTTCGAGCCGGACCGTCAGATCGTGGTTGAGCGCAACCCGGACTATTATGATCCTGAGCGCCCCTATCTGGACAAGGTCGTTCTTAATGTCTACCCGGATTCAACCGCAGAAAGTTCAGCGCTTATCGCTGGCGAGATCGATCTGATCTCCACGCTTGATCCGACCGAATATATGCGTCTTGACGGCACCGATGGCATCGACCTGGAACGTGTCGCCTCCGGTCAGTTCTGCAACGTCAATATGCGCTGCGACGTCAAGCCGTTTGATGATCCGCGCGTCCGTCAGGCTCTCGCCCTGACGGTGGATCGCGACGCCATGATCCAGTTTGTCACCGAAGGTTTCGGCACGGCGGGCAACGACACGCCGATCAACAATGCTTATCGCTTCTATTCCGAATTGCCGCTGCGCAAGCCGGACATCGAGAAGGCCAAGCAGCTGCTGGCGGACGCTGGCTACGCCGATGGTGTCAAGATCACGCTGGTGGCGTCTGAAAAGCCGGCCCTGCGTACCCAGCTAGCTGTTGCCTTGCGCGAGATGGCCAAGCCTGCGGGCTTTGATATTGAAGTGCAGACGATGCCCCATGCCACCTATCTGGATCAGGTCTGGAAGAAGGGCAATTTCTATGTTGGCTTCTACAATATGCAGCCAACCGAAGACGGTATCTTCAAATTGCTCTACACGTCTGACGCGGCCTGGAATGAAACGCGCTGGAACAATTCCGCTTTTGACAAGGCAGTGAACGACGCCCGTGTGACAGCTGATGATGCGATCCGCGCCAAGCTTTATGCCGAGGCCCAGACGCTTCAGTATGAGGGTGTTCCATCCCTCATCCCGACCTTCTTTGATGTGCTGGGTGCCAAGCGCACATGGGTTGAAGCCTATGAGATTCATCCGCGCGCTTCGGTGTTCCGTTTCGATCATACATGGTTGAGCGACAAGGCTCCGACACGGTCATAA
- a CDS encoding M20/M25/M40 family metallo-hydrolase yields the protein MQSAFEAIETSVKTAEDALAQMIATDTTFPPGEGYGAFADLAQSLFEPLSFDCKCVSVPEELWKTPTGKASGERVNLIGERVTGKPVCGLYFHVDTVPVAPGWSYDPFAMTKVDDRLYGLGAADMKGTMAACYLALKVARNLDIPLAYDPMLLFCTDEESGLYPGIRYLAEQGHLKGHILNFNGTAAPRIWAGCFGVFALTLSIHGVPVHAGEGNRSGAGANAIEASIPLMNALMTLKERVGARASKLAPAPGASGPLRPQLYIAAANGGTAPGQVPGCFELLIGRRYAPEESYEDARAEIEACIHAALDDLDMITYSIEQTSHLTPTADADGPHWPRWQQALSAGFGYHRQEFAKWGAASCSDFGYVQQAGVMQEVLLGGLGKPSRNVHGPDEHTTTPDIIALAKSVLSYLASDFEPDMIPD from the coding sequence TTGCAATCGGCATTTGAAGCCATTGAGACATCTGTCAAGACCGCAGAGGATGCGCTGGCGCAGATGATCGCGACCGACACCACTTTCCCTCCGGGAGAGGGCTACGGAGCCTTTGCAGATCTGGCGCAGTCGCTGTTTGAACCGCTGTCTTTTGATTGCAAATGCGTATCGGTGCCCGAGGAATTGTGGAAAACACCTACGGGCAAAGCGTCTGGCGAACGGGTCAATCTGATTGGTGAGCGTGTAACGGGCAAGCCGGTTTGTGGACTCTATTTCCACGTTGATACGGTGCCCGTTGCACCGGGCTGGAGCTATGATCCGTTTGCCATGACCAAAGTGGATGATCGGCTCTACGGGCTGGGGGCTGCGGATATGAAGGGCACCATGGCTGCCTGCTATCTGGCGCTCAAGGTGGCCAGAAACCTTGATATTCCGCTTGCCTATGATCCCATGCTTCTGTTTTGCACTGATGAGGAATCCGGTCTTTATCCCGGCATTCGTTATCTGGCGGAACAAGGCCATCTCAAGGGCCATATTCTCAATTTCAACGGCACAGCTGCCCCGCGCATCTGGGCGGGATGCTTCGGCGTCTTTGCGCTTACACTATCCATTCACGGCGTACCCGTGCATGCGGGGGAAGGCAATCGCAGCGGGGCTGGGGCCAATGCGATCGAAGCCAGCATCCCGCTGATGAATGCGCTCATGACGCTCAAGGAACGGGTCGGCGCGCGTGCCTCAAAGCTTGCTCCTGCACCTGGTGCAAGCGGTCCCTTGCGACCTCAGCTCTATATCGCTGCTGCCAATGGCGGGACGGCCCCGGGTCAGGTGCCGGGTTGTTTTGAGTTGCTGATCGGGCGGCGTTATGCGCCTGAAGAATCCTATGAGGACGCCCGCGCGGAAATCGAGGCATGCATCCATGCGGCCTTGGATGATCTTGACATGATCACCTATAGCATCGAGCAGACATCCCATCTGACCCCGACGGCTGACGCTGATGGGCCACACTGGCCCCGCTGGCAACAGGCGCTGAGTGCGGGCTTTGGCTATCACAGGCAAGAGTTTGCCAAATGGGGCGCGGCCAGCTGTTCGGACTTCGGATATGTCCAGCAGGCCGGCGTGATGCAGGAAGTCCTGCTTGGCGGGCTGGGAAAACCGTCCCGCAATGTGCACGGTCCCGATGAACACACAACGACACCAGACATCATCGCGCTTGCCAAAAGCGTGCTGTCCTATCTGGCCTCAGACTTCGAACCGGATATGATTCCGGATTAA
- a CDS encoding ABC transporter permease: MSASYLTKRVALIFYTLLIVSLIVFAMTQILPADAAVMMLGENATEEALRALREQMGLNDPIWAQYLHWILGVFQGDFGTSLRTGLSVGPVMIEALSRSLLLALFSICLMLFIAVPLGILAAVRRGKIVDMAVSLISYVGVSLPEFVTATLALLFFADRWKILPPTGYVPLTEDFWGGVAHLIMPAAVISIILVAHVSRMVRSEMVDVLHTDYIRAARLKGLSSQQVLWGHALRNALLPAITIVALDVGYLLGGVIVVEEIFAIPGIGRQLIIAIQARDLPSIQAGVMIMAATYCLVNFVADILYSLLDKRIQYD, encoded by the coding sequence TTGTCTGCCAGCTATCTTACAAAGCGGGTGGCCCTGATTTTCTATACGCTCCTGATCGTGTCGCTGATCGTTTTCGCCATGACCCAGATTCTGCCTGCCGATGCGGCGGTGATGATGTTGGGCGAAAACGCGACCGAGGAAGCGCTCCGTGCGCTTCGGGAGCAGATGGGGCTGAACGATCCGATCTGGGCGCAGTATCTGCACTGGATTCTGGGTGTATTTCAGGGTGATTTCGGCACGTCCTTGCGCACCGGCCTGTCCGTCGGGCCTGTCATGATCGAGGCGCTTAGCCGCTCGTTGCTTCTCGCGCTTTTTTCCATCTGCCTGATGCTGTTCATCGCGGTGCCTCTGGGTATTCTCGCTGCTGTGCGTCGCGGCAAGATCGTCGACATGGCTGTCAGTCTCATTTCCTATGTCGGGGTGTCGCTGCCGGAATTTGTCACCGCAACGCTGGCGCTGCTGTTTTTTGCTGATCGCTGGAAGATCCTGCCGCCGACAGGCTATGTGCCGTTGACAGAGGATTTCTGGGGCGGAGTGGCCCATCTGATCATGCCCGCAGCGGTCATTTCCATCATTCTGGTGGCCCATGTCTCGCGCATGGTGCGATCGGAAATGGTTGATGTGCTGCATACCGACTATATCCGCGCGGCCCGTCTCAAGGGCCTTTCCTCCCAGCAAGTGCTCTGGGGGCATGCCTTGCGCAATGCGCTGCTGCCCGCGATCACCATTGTGGCGCTGGATGTGGGATATCTGCTCGGCGGTGTGATCGTGGTGGAAGAGATCTTTGCCATTCCCGGCATCGGCCGCCAATTGATCATTGCCATTCAGGCCCGCGATCTACCGTCCATTCAGGCGGGGGTAATGATCATGGCCGCGACCTACTGTCTGGTCAATTTCGTTGCCGACATCCTCTATTCCCTGCTCGACAAGAGGATCCAGTATGATTGA